The sequence ATCGTTCATACGCTGGAATATGGTACACGTTCCGCCCACCAGTTCTTTGACACTATCCACAACAATAACTGTTTCTGAGGAAGAATCGATTTTGCCCAACCATTTGTTCCCCGCATATAATCTGGGTAAAGATATTTTTTTTACTGACTTGTCAAACTGGTTTGTCACGTCCCACTCAATAGTGTCACCTGCCCTGAAACTCACCCCTCCGATATCATTTAATATCTTTGTGGCTACATTCAGATTGTAGTTCATGCGCTGCATGGCGTTTTTTTCTTCAAGATTAAAAGCCAGATTAAGGTTTAATACAATCTGTTTAAGGCCACCAAGTGTCGCTATCTTGTTTTCGCGGTCCGCTATTGTAGCCATTCTCTGATTTTGGGAAATTACAAGAAACAGCAAAATTATTATTGGAATTTGTGATAAACAAATACCGGTTATTAATAATTTCGCTTTCAATGAAAATTTTTTCATACTAATCCCCTCTTGTTAATTCCATCTATTAATATTTATATATGATAACAGTTGATTATTCAATAATTTGGGGAAAATTGTTTATATTAATAGAAACTGATTTTTACTTCATTTCCATAACATTTGATTGTCACATAAATGTTGCTATATCAAGGCAGGTTGCACAGAATATGTGAAAAAAATTGATTTATTGTCTAAATCCGGACAGACCTGTTTGAAATAGGTGAAGTTGTTAAAGACCCGGTATATGTTTTAGCAAAGAATTAATATTTTTTTTATCTGTATTGGAAATTTCCACACATACATAATTACTATTAATATCATTAAGAAACTTCAAAAATTGATCGCGATTAAAATTTGTATAGGGGATTAAATCCGTCTTTGTCAAAACAGTTAAGGAACTCTCCTTGAATATTCTGGGATATTTTAAAGGTTTGTCGTCTCCTTCAGTCGTACTGATAATCGCAATTTTATAATTTTCACCAAGATCAAAAGCCGAAGGACACACCAGATTACCTACATTTTCAATAAAAATAATGTCCAATTTTTTCAGATCAAATTCCTGTACAGCTTTAAAAACCATGTTAGCGTCCAGATGACATCCTGTTCCCGTATTAATCTGCACAACAGGTATATCAAGTTTGGCGATACGGTCGGCATCTCTGGTTGTAGCACAGTCTCCTTCTATAACCGCTACCTTTTTACCTCCCTTTTTTATTTCTGGTATAATCGTTTCCAGTACCGATGTTTTTCCGGCGCCGGGTGAACCGATAAGGTTATACATTTTTACATGATTTCCGATTAAAAGATCCCTGGTCTGCTGGGCATACATATCATTGGCTTTCAAAACATTCTGCATTACTTTTACCTGCATATATATATTCCTTTCATAAGATGTCATTCCCACCCCGTATCAATTATAGGGTAAACTGCTGCGGGAATCTGGGATTCAAATAACCCCCCCATCCAGCCTTCGCTTCAACAGCTTTGGCCGGCAAGCAAGCGGTGATGACAATAAAACATCAAAAACTTAAGTGTACATATTATAAACCATAATTGTATTTTATTGATAGTTAATATCGTCAATATTTACTTTTAAGTAAATAAGAATATGATTATTAAAAGGGGGCCTGACATTATGAAATATATCTATCATATATTGAGGCAAAAAGAATTTGCTTATTTGATGTGTTTTATTTTTTTTATCCTGTTAAACTGGCCAATTTTGAGTATTGTTGATAAACACAGTCCTCTATTCACTTTCATCTATATTTTTAGTATTTGGACAATCAGCATTGTCATATTATTTTTTATTTCCAGAAGTTATAAATATATAGATTCGGATAAAAAAACTCGAGATAGTTAACTTCAAATATGATAAGCCAATTTATTGTTTTAATTTTTTTTCTTGTTTATCTGAGTGTACTGTTTATTATAGCTGTCCAGACCGAACGCGGATCTTCTATTTTAAAAAAACTTAGTAACAGTCCGATTATTTATACATTATCCATCGCTGTCTTCTGTACTACCTGGACATACTATGGAAGCGTGGGCAAAGCCGCTACTTCCGGCCTTTTTTTCCTGCCTATTTATTTGGGGCCGACCATCAGCATTTTTATCTGGTGGTTCCTGATAAAAAAAATGATACGCATAAAAAATATGTATAAAATCACAAATTTAGCCGATTTTGTGACAGCTCGTTACAGTCGTTCTACATCTGTGGGCGCAGTAGTAACGATTATCTGTCTGGTCGGCATGCTGCCTTACATCGCTTTACAATTAAAGGCCATTATCTCGTCCTTCCAGCTGATTTCCGCGCCGCCGCATTATACAGTACATACATTCATGGGTGATTCTGTAGGCTGGTTTCTGGTTTTAGCCATGGGTATTTTTACTATCATATTCGGAGCCAGAAAACTTGACCCTACTGAACACCATAGAGGGATGATAATGGTTGTAGCCATTGAATCCCTGGTGAAACTTCTCGCTTTTTTGTTGATAGGTTTTTTCGTGACCTTTCTATTATTCCATGGTTTTAGGGATATCTTTTCTAAAATATCGCTAAGCTCCTATTCACAAATACTTTCAATAGGCATTACCCATAAGTCGAATTATTGGACATGGTTAACATATCTCATTTTATCCGGCTCGGCAGTTATCTTTTTGCCCAGACAATTTTATACGGCAGTTGTTGAAAATATTGATGAAAATCATCTTCAGACTTCTATCTGGCTTTTTCCTTTATATATGTTGCTGATTAATATATTTGTTATCCCTATCGCTTTAGGCGGTCTGTTGCTTGGCTTACCCATTCAAAAAGCGGATATGTTCATTTTGCATATCCCTTTATTGACCCATCATAACTGGCTCGTTTTGTTGGTATTTCTGGGAGGCCTGTCCGCTGGCTCCAGTATGATTATGCTCTGCACCATGACCATCACGACCATGATTACCAATCATCTGCTGCTGCCTTATATAGCCTCTATCAAACCTCTAAATTTTCTTAATCATCATGTACTGAAACTACGCTGGATAGTAATTCTTATTTTTCTGATGATAAGTTATTTATTCGCAATACAGATCGGTGACTCTT comes from Candidatus Margulisiibacteriota bacterium and encodes:
- a CDS encoding diguanylate cyclase, with product MISQFIVLIFFLVYLSVLFIIAVQTERGSSILKKLSNSPIIYTLSIAVFCTTWTYYGSVGKAATSGLFFLPIYLGPTISIFIWWFLIKKMIRIKNMYKITNLADFVTARYSRSTSVGAVVTIICLVGMLPYIALQLKAIISSFQLISAPPHYTVHTFMGDSVGWFLVLAMGIFTIIFGARKLDPTEHHRGMIMVVAIESLVKLLAFLLIGFFVTFLLFHGFRDIFSKISLSSYSQILSIGITHKSNYWTWLTYLILSGSAVIFLPRQFYTAVVENIDENHLQTSIWLFPLYMLLINIFVIPIALGGLLLGLPIQKADMFILHIPLLTHHNWLVLLVFLGGLSAGSSMIMLCTMTITTMITNHLLLPYIASIKPLNFLNHHVLKLRWIVILIFLMISYLFAIQIGDSYMLVNIGMISFAAVLQFAPAIVIGLFWRKANKFGALAGMISGFIIWLYTLFLPAIIKSGWQDADILINGPWHIKWLIPENMFGITISDHLTHTVFWSMLFNVVFLILGSLIPKISEEEQKWSDTIVNILNNTNPQDYRTSFRRNESIKVPDKIKTIHHLLNEYYSEKESDGIINKCLATANIGNRSMISIVELAHFQGEIEKVLSGSIGTSTAHNVMAGCNLFTPEEKRMLAEVYSEILTNLNLSPEELIRKIDYYKDKEKLLASQARELETKVEERTKELREANTQLNIQLIRMETAETDLKKAYEYLKDTQ
- the hypB gene encoding hydrogenase nickel incorporation protein HypB, which gives rise to MTSYERNIYMQVKVMQNVLKANDMYAQQTRDLLIGNHVKMYNLIGSPGAGKTSVLETIIPEIKKGGKKVAVIEGDCATTRDADRIAKLDIPVVQINTGTGCHLDANMVFKAVQEFDLKKLDIIFIENVGNLVCPSAFDLGENYKIAIISTTEGDDKPLKYPRIFKESSLTVLTKTDLIPYTNFNRDQFLKFLNDINSNYVCVEISNTDKKNINSLLKHIPGL